In Oryza sativa Japonica Group chromosome 2, ASM3414082v1, the following are encoded in one genomic region:
- the LOC4328009 gene encoding protein transport protein SEC16A homolog has translation MADPFVADDQTDADFFDKLVDDDDDLSPAPAPAPVPAQQSAEAALLPALSDLSLADDDTDPSPAPPPVEAPPEGASPESGKGAVHTTVKQVQWASFGGAADDGADPFSDLSGGAADDGFLGTMAGNQSFQTSVIGSVGASAHGIFGGSQSLTAEVTDQDFFGGTSDQNTDTQQQQLEQSGSSAFDSTDPKYLESIYPGWKYDEATQQWYQVDNSDTHGNATQVDTSTENIQQQQLAASYMHNPTQSSLETIAEEGTTTGSVSTWGQGGTSEYPPNMVFYAEYPGWYFDTNTQQWQSLESYQQAVTASAVQDGANNGVVASSAETNYSVKQTEDLPAHNQVAQHNSFSNNYSYQSQWQTNSFSNSMQPESATASLPDSFQSLGQHAISESFNSSTNSQVSFNTAETATSHYGNVNLDSSSTQGGYTASGGQQTGYKGFEPFTGHQAGYKGFEPSTGHQTSHKLFDPSAGNQNSYKPFEPSTGHHQHKGFEPSTNHQGDYKAFEPSTHNQGGYKGFSPSTVQQPGYKGFEASTGLQTNFKGFEPYSGQQAGYTGSLPSTGHQSSYMGFETSSNQGYGDANNVANSQGFVPMESMYGSHNQAHTNPQVPLSNSYLSVDNSKNFSQQQFLGPNASHLQFGQSPHEERSSAGRPPHALVAFGFGGKLILMKETNSMATNYDSGNQGNSSGTVSVLNLSEVVTDKADALSASNGSALSYFHALCRQPVPGPLVGGSAASKDVNKWLDDMIALYESSTSEFQRGDPRKLLISLLKILCHHYGKLRSPFASDPSHEDTDGPEMAVTKLFSSCKRSSFQMGDFGSHVRCMKNIPSENQMQAVAQEVQNLLVSGRRKEALQCAQEGQLWGPAIILALQLGDKFYVDTVKKMAHCHFLSGSPLRTLCLLIAGQPADVFNADNNISSNYGSQQPMEPSPNGMLDDWEENLAIITANRTKGDDLVITHLGDCLWKEKNEVAAAHSCYLVAELNIDPYSESARLCLLGADHLKCPRTFASPEAIQRTEIYEYAKVLGNSQYILLPFQPYKLIYAYMLAEVGRVADSLRYCQASMKVLKASGRAPELEAWKQLFSTLEDRIRTHQQGGYGTNLAPAKLVGKIFTSLDKSISRMMGTPSAPLPPLPQGAVSDRESYTAPGATKFANSQSVMTMSSLMPSASVQSMSEMSDSGRKIAHNRSVSEPDFGRTPKQGAGSDSTQSTAPGSGSSRFGWLGSTLQKTMGFVSKSHRQAKLGQQNKFYYDEKLKRWVEEGAEIPAEEPPLPPPPSKPSFQNGVVDYKLNGPMSASHTPNGFMEGKSSTSSEHGSGMPPIPPSQNQFSARGRMGVRSRYVDTFNKGGGGGAVPSYNKPAVASVTPPSGAKFFVPTAAVVAAEQMPNQTAETHGETFRPDERSSPAETSFSSPPPATQFSAPLMVPTIQRYPSMDNITTPNNGSGLSSGSNSSSFSRSRAASWSGTYSEQINAVAGARSPDQQTMPSPLMPGKQSHSRSNSNSSVQFNSLTEDLHEVEL, from the exons ATGGCTGACCCCTTCGTCGCCGACGACCAGACCGACGCCGACTTCTTCGACAagctcgtcgacgacgacgacgacctctcCCCCGCCCCTGCCCCTGCCCCTGTTCCCGCCCAACagtcggcggaggcggccttGCTTCCAGCTCTTTCCGACCTCAGCCTCGCCGACGATGACACAGACCCTTCCCCGGCTCCTCCTCCCGTCGAGGCCCCGCCGGAGGGTGCCTCACCGGAGTCGGGGAAGGGCGCCGTCCACACAACGGTCAAGCAGGTCCAGTGGGCCTCATTTGGAGGCGCCGCCGACGATGGGGCTGATCCGTTCAGTGATCTGTCTGGAGGCGCCGCTGATGACGGATTTCTCGGGACCATGGCCGGGAACCAGAGCTTCCAGACCTCCGTCATTGGGAGCGTGGGGGCATCAGCTCACGGGATCTTTGGCGGGAGCCAGAGCTTGACTGCCGAGGTGACAGATCAGGATTTTTTCGGTGGTACCTCCGATCAGAACACCGAtacccagcagcagcagctggagcAGAGCGGAAGCAGTGCTTTCGACTCCACAGATCCCAAGTATTTGGAGAGCATTTATCCTGGGTGGAAATACGACGAGGCGACACAGCAGTGGTACCAAGTTGACAATTCTGATACGCACGGTAACGCCACCCAGGTGGACACCAGCACTGAGAAtatccagcagcagcagcttgccGCTTCTTACATGCATAATCCGACACAGTCATCGCTAGAGACAATTGCGGAGGAGGGTACGACGACAGGGAGTGTATCGACATGGGGACAGGGTGGCACCTCGGAGTACCCACCAAACATGGTATTTTACGCCGAGTACCCAGGCTGGTACTTTGATACCAACACACAGCAGTGGCAATCGCTTGAGTCGTACCAGCAGGCAGTGACAGCTAGTGCTGTTCAGGATGGAGCAAACAATGGTGTCGTTGCCTCTTCTGCTGAGACAAATTATAGCGTCAAACAAACCGAAGATCTTCCTGCCCACAATCAGGTGGCCCAACATAACTCTTTCTCTAATAACTATAGTTATCAGAGCCAGTGGCAGACAAATTCATTTAGTAACTCTATGCAACCTGAAAGTGCAACAGCTAGTCTGCCAGATAGTTTCCAGAGCCTTGGTCAGCATGCTATTTCTGAATCTTTCAATTCCTCTACAAATAGTCAAGTTAGTTTTAACACCGCTGAAACCGCTACAAGCCATTATGGCAACGTGAACTTAGATTCGTCAAGTACTCAGGGTGGCTACACCGCAAGTGGTGGTCAACAAACTGGTTACAAGGGCTTCGAACCTTTCACAGGTCATCAGGCTGGTTACAAGGGGTTTGAACCTTCTACAGGCCACCAGACAAGTCATAAGTTATTTGATCCATCAGCAGGTAACCAAAACAGTTACAAGCCATTTGAACCTTCCACTGGTCACCACCAGCACAAGGGGTTTGAGCCTTCCACAAATCACCAGGGTGATTACAAGGCATTTGAGCCATCCACACATAACcagggtggttacaagggattCAGTCCTTCCACAGTTCAGCAGCCTGGTTACAAGGGATTTGAAGCTTCTACAGGCCTTCAAACTAATTTCAAGGGATTTGAACCTTACTCAGGTCAACAGGCTGGTTACACGGGATCCCTACCTTCTACAGGCCACCAGTCTAGTTACATGGGGTTTGAGACTTCTTCAAACCAGGGTTATGGTGATGCCAACAATGTTGCAAATAGTCAAGGCTTTGTTCCGATGGAGAGCATGTACGGAAGCCATAATCAAGCTCATACAAACCCCCAAGTGCCTTTGTCAAACAGTTATCTCAGTGTTGATAACTCCAAGAATTTCTCTCAGCAACAATTTCTTGGTCCAAATGCTTCACACTTGCAATTTGGGCAGTCCCCACATGAAGAGAGGTCATCAGCTGGACGTCCACCACATGCTTTGGTTGCTTTTGGGTTTGGAGGCAAGCTTATACTTATGAAAGAAACCAACTCAATGGCCACAAACTATGACTCTGGGAATCAG GGGAATTCTAGTGGCACAGTATCAGTTCTTAATTTATCAGAGGTGGTCACGGACAAAGCTGATGCTTTAAGCGCCAGTAACGGTAGCGCACTTAGTTATTTCCATGCTTTATGTCGTCAACCTGTTCCCGGCCCTCTTGTTGGGGGAAGCGCTGCATCAAAGGATGTGAACAAATGGCTTGATGACATGATTGCACTGTATGAATCATCGACTAGTGAATTCCAGAGGGGTGATCCTCGCAAGTTGCTTATTTCTTTGCTGAAGATACTATGCCACCACTATGGGAAACTGCGTTCACCTTTTGCTTCTGACCCATCACATGAG GACACAGACGGTCCAGAAATGGCAGTAACTAAGCTCTTTTCATCTTGTAAGAGAAGTAGCTTTCAAATGGGCGATTTCGGATCCCATGTCCGTTGCATGAAGAATATTCCCTCTGAAAATCAGATGCAG GCTGTTGCACAAGAGGTCCAAAATCTTCTAGTTTCTGGGAGAAGAAAAGAGGCCCTTCAGTGTGCCCAAGAAGGTCAACTGTGGGGGCCTGCAATTATACTTGCTTTGCAACTTGGTGATAAG TTTTACGTCGATACTGTGAAGAAAATGGCCCACTGCCATTTTCTATCTGGGTCACCTTTGCGAACATTGTGCCTTCTCATTGCTGGACAACCTGCAGATGTTTTTAATGCAGACAACAACATCAGTAGCAATTATGGTTCTCAACAGCCTATGGAG CCTAGTCCTAATGGCATGTTGGATGACTGGGAGGAGAATTTGGCTATCATAACTGCAAATAGGACAAAAGGTGACGACCTAGTTATTACCCATCTTGGAGATTGCCTTTGGAAAGAGAAAAATGAG GTTGCAGCTGCTCATTCGTGCTATTTAGTTGCTGAGTTAAATATTGACCCTTACTCTGAAAGTGCAAGGTTATGTCTCCTTGGTGCAGACCACCTTAAGTGCCCTCGAACTTTTGCCAGCCCTGAAGCCATTCAG AGGACAGAGATTTATGAATATGCGAAGGTGCTTGGTAATTCTCAATATATCCTGCTACCCTTTCAGCCATATAAGCTGATATATGCATACATGCTTGCGGAAGTGGGAAGGGTTGCTGATTCTTTGAG GTACTGTCAAGCATCTATGAAGGTGCTGAAAGCCTCTGGCCGTGCCCCAGAATTGGAAGCATGGAAGCAATTATTTTCCACCCTGGAGGACAGGATACGCACTCACCAGCAG GGTGGATATGGCACAAACCTTGCCCCTGCAAAATTAGTTGGAAAGATTTTCACCTCACTCGATAAATCTATATCGCGCATGATGGGTACACCTTCTGCTCCACTTCCGCCATTGCCACAGGGTGCTGTTAGTGATAGGGAGAGTTACACTGCACCTGGGGCTACAAAGTTTGCAAATAGCCAATCAGTAATGACCATGTCATCGTTAATGCCATCTGCATCAGTGCAGTCTATGAGTGAGATGTCAGATAGTGGCAGGAAGATTGCACACAACAGAAGTGTTTCTGAACCGGACTTCGGCAGAACCCCGAAACAG GGTGCTGGATCGGACAGCACACAGAGTACTGCTCCAGGATCTGGTAGTTCACGCTTTGGTTGGTTAGGCTCCACACTACAGAAGACAATGGGATTTGTTTCAAAATCCCACCGGCAG GCTAAATTAGGGCAACAAAACAAGTTTTACTATGACGAAAAGCTAAAGCGATGGGTGGAGGAAGGTGCTGAGATTCCTGCCGAggagcctcctctccctccacctccatcaAAACCCTCATTCCAGAATGGTGTGGTAGACTATAAATTAAATGGCCCCATGAGTGCAAGTCATACTCCCAATGGATTCATGGAAGGGAAATCTTCAACTTCTTCAGAGCATGGTTCGGGAATGCCACCAATTCCGCCAAGCCAGAACCAGTTTTCTGCCCGTGGACGGATGGGTGTCCGGTCCAG ATATGTGGACACATTCAAcaagggtggaggaggaggagcagtccCATCCTATAACAAGCCAGCTGTTGCATCTGTGACACCACCCAGTGGTGCCAAATTCTTTGTGCCCACTGCGGCTGTTGTTGCTGCAGAGCAGATGCCTAACCAAACAGCGGAAACACATGGTGAAACCTTCCGTCCAGATGAGCGTTCATCCCCAGCTGAAACGTCATTTTCTTCACCCCCACCAGCAACACAATTTTCAGCACCACTGATGGTGCCTACCATTCAGCGGTATCCGAGCATGGATAACATCACTACCCCGAACAATGGATCCGGATTATCATCGGGAAGTAACAGCAGCTCATTCTCAAGATCACGAGCAGCATCGTGGAGTGGAACTTACTCTGAACAAATTAATGCTGTGGCAGGTGCTAGATCTCCTGACCAGCAGACCATGCCATCGCCCCTCATGCCTGGGAAGCAGTCACATAGTCGTTCCAACAGCAACTCATCTGTTCAGTTCAACAGTTTGACAGAGGATCTTCATGAGGTTGAGCTCTGA
- the LOC4328010 gene encoding dihydrolipoyllysine-residue acetyltransferase component 2 of pyruvate dehydrogenase complex, mitochondrial produces the protein MSAAHLLRHSRKLRTLRDALDYDRSALVRYFSAASASFPTKGGAAAGVEKRIGGARFPQCKQPGKELETFKVSLGGLNGRYACRRAPNNCIPTTITGLNGSLSCGQVSSARSFSSSADLPPHQEIGMPSLSPTMTEGNIARWLKKEGDKVSPGEVLCEVETDKATVEMECMEEGYLAKIIHGDGAKEIKVGEIIAVTVEEEGDLEKFKDYKPSTSAAPAAPSEPKAQPEPAEPKVKETEPSRTPEPKAPKTEEASQPGGRIFSSPLARKLAEDNNVPLSSVMGTGPDGRILKADIEDYLASVAKGGKREALAAPGLSYTDVPNTQIRKVTANRLLSSKQTIPHYYLTVDARVDNLIKLRGELNPLQESSGGKKISINDLVIKAAALALRKVPQCNSSWMSDFIRQYHNVNINVAVQTEHGLFVPVIRDADKKGLGTIAEEVKQVAQRARDNSLKPEDYEGGTFTISNLGGPFGIKQFCAIINPPQSAILAIGTAEKRVIPGSVDGQYEFGSFMSATMSCDHRVIDGAIGAEFLKAFKGYIENPNSMLL, from the exons ATGTCTGCGGCGCACCTCCTCCGCCACTCCCGCAAg CTGCGGACTCTACGTGATGCTCTAGATTATGATCGGTCTGCTCTTGTACGCTACTTCTCCGCTGCTTCTGCATCCTTTCCCACAAAGGGAGGTGCTGCTGCTG GTGTTGAGAAAAGAATTGGTGGCGCCAGATTCCCTCAGTGCAAGCAGCCTGGGAAAGAGCTTGAGACCTTCAAG GTGTCACTAGGAGGACTAAATGGAAGATATGCTTGTAGAAGAGCACCTAACAATTGTATCCCAACCACTATTACCGGTCTCAACGGTTCATTGTCATG TGGACAGGTGTCTTCAGCAAGATCTTTCTCAAGCAGTGCAG ACCTGCCACCACATCAGGAAATTGGGATGCCATCACTCTCTCCTACAATGACTGAG GGGAACATTGCAAGGTGGCTGAAGAAGGAAGGAGATAAGGTCTCACCTGGTGAAGTTCTCTGTGAGGTGGAGACG GATAAAGCCACTGTAGAGATGGAGTGCATGGAAGAGGGCTATCTCGCTAAGATCATTCATGGAGATGGTGCCAAAGAGATCAAAGTTGGTGAG ATCATTGCTGTAACTGTGGAAGAAGAGGGTGACCTTGAGAAGTTTAAGGATTATAAACCTTCAACTTCAGCTGCACCTGCAGCCCCTTCTGAACCGAAGGCTCAGCCTGAGCCTGCAGAGCCAAAGGTGAAGGAGACAGAGCCTTCCAGGACTCCTGAGCCGAAAGCCCCAAAGACTGAAGAAGCTTCTCAACCAGGGGGTCGAATATTCTCCAGCCCTCTTGCAAGAAAATTGGCAGAAGATAAcaat GTTCCACTGTCAAGCGTAATGGGAACTGGTCCTGATGGGCGAATTTTGAAGGCGGACATTGAAGATTACTTGG CTTCTGTAGCAAAGGGTGGCAAAAGGGAAGCTCTTGCGGCTCCAGGGTTAAGTTACACTGATGTTCCTAATACTCAGATAAGAAAG GTTACTGCAAACCGCCTGCTAAGCTCTAAACAAACTATTCCTCATTATTACTTGACAGTTGACGCCCGTGTTGATAATCTTATCAA GTTGCGAGGGGAACTGAATCCGTTGCAAGAGTCATCTGGCGGTAAGAAGATATCTATTAACGATCTTGTTATAAAG GCTGCAGCTCTGGCTCTTCGAAAGGTCCCTCAGTGTAATAGCTCGTGGATGAGTGATTTTATCCGCCA ATACCACAACGTGAACATCAATGTTGCTGTACAGACTGAGCATGGGTTGTTTGTTCCAGTAATTAGG GATGCAGACAAGAAGGGACTTGGTACAATTGCTGAGGAGGTGAAGCAGGTGGCTCAAAGAGCAAGGGATAACAGCTTAAAACCTGAAGATTATGAG GGAGGCACATTCACCATATCAAACCTAGGAGGTCCTTTCGGAATCAAACAATTCTGTGCCATCATAAATCCTCCTCAGTCAGCAATCTTGGCCATTGGTACTG CTGAGAAGAGGGTGATACCTGGCAGCGTAGACGGccagtatgagtttggttcctTCATGTCGGCAACAATGAGCTGTGATCACAGGGTTATTGATG GTGCTATCGGCGCAGAATTTCTGAAAGCATTCAAGGGCTATATCGAGAATCCAAACTCAATGTTACTGTGA
- the LOC4328012 gene encoding L-lactate dehydrogenase A gives MSHKTTIDHFHFHFQERSTSPLAFHPVSEGGRSRSRSRDMKKASSLSELGFDAEGASSGFFRPVADGGSTPTSHRRRLTKISVIGAGNVGMAIAQTILTRDMADEIALVDAVPDKLRGEMLDLQHAAAFLPRVRLVSDTDLAVTRGSDLAIVTAGARQIPGESRLNLLQRNVALFRKIVPALAEHSPEALLLIVSNPVDVLTYVAWKLSGFPASRVIGSGTNLDSSRFRFLLAEHLQVNAQDVQAYMVGEHGDSSVAIWSSMSVAGMPVLKSLRESHQSFDEEALEGIRRAVVDSAYEVISLKGYTSWAIGYSVASLAASLLRDQHRIHPVSVLASGFHGIPQDHEVFLSLPARLGRAGVLGVAEMELTEEEARRLRRSAKTLWENCQLLDL, from the exons ATGAGCCACAAAACCACCATCGAtcatttccatttccattttcAGGAGAGATCCACATCGCCGTTGGCCTTTCATCCAGTGAGTGAGGGAGGGAGATCTCGATCTCGGTCTCGCGACATGAAGAAGGCTTCGTCTCTGTCGGAGCTGGGGTTCGACGCGGAGGGCGCGTCGTCGGGGTTCTTCCGTCCGGTGGCGGACGGCGGgtcgacgccgacgtcgcaCCGGCGTCGGCTGACGAAGATATCGGTGATCGGCGCGGGCAACGTGGGGATGGCGATCGCGCAGACCATCCTGACCCGGGACATGGCGGACGAGATCGCGCTGGTGGACGCGGTGCCGGACAAGCTGCGCGGGGAGATGCTGGACCTGCAGCACGCGGCGGCGTTCCTCCCCCGCGTCCGCCTCGTCTCCGACACCGACCTGGCCGTCACGCGCGGCTCCGACCTGGCCATCGTCACGGCCGGCGCGCGCCAGATCCCCGGGGAGAGCCGCCTGAACCTGCTGCAGCGGAACGTGGCGCTGTTCCGGAAGATCGTGCCGGCGCTGGCGGAGCACTCGCCGGAGGCGCTGCTGCTGATCGTCTCCAACCCCGTCGACGTGCTGACGTACGTGGCGTGGAAGCTGTCGGGGTTCCCGGCGAGCCGCGTCATCGGCTCCGGCACCAACCTCGACTCCTCCAGGTtccgcttcctcctcgccgaGCACCTCCAGGTCAACGCCCAGGATGTCCAG GCGTACATGGTGGGAGAGCACGGGGACAGCTCGGTGGCGATATGGTCGAGCATGAGCGTGGCCGGGATGCCGGTGCTCAAGTCGCTGCGGGAGAGCCACCAGAGCTTCGACGAGGAGGCCCTGGAGGGAATCCGGCGAGCGGTGGTGGACAGCGCGTACGAGGTGATCAGCCTCAAGGGCTACACCTCCTGGGCCATCGGCTActccgtcgccagcctcgccgcctccctcctccgcgaCCAGCACCGCATCCACCCCGTCTCCGTCCTCGCCTCCGGCTTCCACGGCATCCCCCAAGACCACGAGGTCTTCCTCAGCCTCCCCGCCCgcctcggccgcgccggcgtccTCGGCGTCGCCGAGATGGAGCTCACCGAGGAGGaggcccgccgcctccgccgctccgcCAAGACGCTCTGGGAGAACTGCCAGCTGCTCGACCTCTAA
- the LOC4328013 gene encoding BAG family molecular chaperone regulator 7, which yields MGGSHHLFRFLAADDHPFFPTFPTSSSSFLLDDTHPFFFPPSSSCPLGFTSPPSSSCPLGFTSSYDLDAAFHHHLDLDLDLDLFLPTPTPPVTTSCPALRDPFLLHHSLAHRVSALELAAPRSKYTYEAESAGRKIKWTTHDKPDGDRTFKWEAQIDTPNDDGFDRKWKWESKASAAGTTKLKWAKEVKGKGFLHPWSHAYSVEEVFGDDDHHHKADKTAENKVKQHNKDTSAKEEKKKTNKSNVQIVEIDDNTAGCVAINKAFASSYAKGKRKQLSPQDAALLIQMNYRAHLAHRSQVLRCLRHLAVAKAKLKDIRSLFYNISYRRRISHDSEERQRFADKIIALLATVDALEGPDYMVRNAKRSMLEELEGMLEIVGPQSLGKPRTLSRRKFENHI from the exons ATGGGGGGCAGCCACCACCTCTTccgcttcctcgccgccgacgaccaccCTTTCTTCCCCACCTTcccaacctcctcctcctccttcctcctcgacgACACCCACCCATTTttcttccctccctcctcctcatgCCCACTCGGTTTCACCTCTCCTCCTTCATCGTCTTGCCCACTCGGCTTCACCTCCTCCTACGACCTCGACGCCGCCTTCCACCACCATCTCGACCTCGACCTCGACCTTGACCTCTTCCTCCCAACCCCGACCCCACCTGTAACCACCTCCTGCCCCGCCCTCCGCGATCCCTTCCTTCTCCACCACTCCCTCGCCCACCGCGTCTCCGCGCTTGAGCTCGCCGCCCCACGCAGCAAGTACACCTACGAGGCCGAATCCGCCGGCAGGAAGATCAAGTGGACCACCCACGACAAGCCCGACGGCGACCGGACCTTCAAGTGGGAGGCCCAGATCGACACCCCCAACGACGATGGCTTCGACCGCAAGTGGAAGTGGGAGTCcaaggcctccgccgccggcaccaCCAAGCTCAAGTGGGCCAAGGAGGTCAAGGGCAAGGGCTTCCTCCACCCATGGTCGCACGCCTACTCCGTCGAGGAGGTCTTCGGggacgacgaccaccaccacaaGGCAGACAAGACAGCAGAAAACAAGGTCAAGCAGCACAACAAGGATACTTCTGccaaggaggagaagaagaagacgaacaAGTCTAATGTTCAGATCGTTGAGATCGACGACAACACTGCCGGATGCGTCGCCATCAACAAG GCGTTTGCAAGCAGCTACGCCAAGGGCAAGAGAAAGCAGCTGTCCCCGCAGGATGCTGCATTGTTGATCCAGATGAACTACCGGGCTCACCTAGCCCACCGCTCGCAAGTGCTGCGCTGCCTCCGTCATCTGGCGGTGGCCAAGGCCAAGCTCAAGGACATTAGGTCCTTGTTCTACAACATCTCTTACCGCCGCCGCATTTCGCATGACTCTGAAGAGCGTCAGAGGTTTGCCGACAAAATCATTGCCCTGCTCGCCACTGTTGATGCCCTTGAG GGACCAGACTATATGGTTCGCAATGCAAAGAGGTCTATGCTGGAGGAGCTGGAGGGGATGCTAGAGATCGTAGGTCCTCAGTCACTAGGGAAGCCAAGGACTCTGAGCCGCAGAAAGTTTGAGAACCATATCTAA